From the Mahella australiensis 50-1 BON genome, the window TAGCGGCAGCTATGGTACAACCTACAAGATTCATATTTATGTTGGCGCTTTTAAATCTTATTATAGCATCTGCAGCCATATACGCTTTATCGTATTCTTTGGAATATAGAATTGATATTGTTCATTCTCATATAAAAAGGGTAAGACATCAGCGTTTTGATATCATAGAATGTGATGAGGGAAAGGACGAGATAGGGGATCTTATAAGGGAGTTTAATAGGATGGCATCTACTATTGAAAGCCTTATAAGGGATGTATATGAAGCTGATCTGCAAAAGAAGAACATTGAGGTTGAGAAAAAGCAGGCTATGATAAATGCCCTGCAAAGTCAAATAGACCCGCATTTTCTTTTCAATACACTGGAAAGTATACGCATGAGGAGCGTTGTTAAGGGTGAAGCTGAAACGGCGCAGATGATTAAGTACTTATCTAAGATTTTCAGACGTATACTGAGTTGGGGGAACGACAATGTTACTATAAAAGAGGAATTGGATTATATAAAGTATTTTTTAGAGATACAAAAATACAGATTTGGCAATAAACTAAACTATAAAATGCATGTGGACGAAGATGTTTTGAATTATATCATCCCTAAAATGGTCATACAACCGTTTGTAGAGAATGCGTGTATACACGGTATAGAAGGCAGCAGCGACAATGGATTGGTCATCGTAGAGATAAAAAAATCCAATTCTTTTGTTGTTTTTACAATAAAAGATAATGGCATAGGGATGAGCGAGCATACGCTTAATAGTATTTACACAAGCCTAGGGGAGATAGAGAATATTTCAGGCAGTGTAGGAATAAAAAATGCATATAGAAGGTTAAAGCTTTTGTATGGCGACGACTTTAGATTTCGCATGGACAGCCAGTGCAATGTGGGCACTGTCGTAACTTTGATGATTGGCACAGACAAATTAGCGGGATTTCAAAATGGGGAGGTTGAGCAGAATGTATAAGGTAATGATAGTAGACGATGAACCTTACGTACGCGAAGGTTTAAAAGCTATAATCGAATGGGAACGTTATGGCTTTCAGATATGTTATGAATCGGAAAATGGTATTGATGCCATAAATAAAGTGAAACAGGAGAGGCCGGATCTTGTTATAGCGGATATAAAAATGCCTAGGATGAATGGCTTGGATATGATAAAATACTGTAGAGAAATGCTTGATGTACACGCACAATATATATTGCTCACCGGATATGGTGAATTTGAGTATGCCAGGCAAGCTATACGCCTTGGCGTGGCCAGATACTTGTTAAAACCCGTGGATGAAGATGAGCTGATAGAGGCGCTGGCAGATATAGCACGAGAAATTAAGCGACAACGCAAAGCCAATGTAATTAACTTTAACAAGACAGTTTATACGGGAAGCAGAGAAGCTATATGCTCTGATGATATAATGGATAGAGTGGAAGAATATATAAGAAATCATTTTAATGAGGATTTAAACTTAAAAAACATAGCTGATCGTTTTTATGTTAATTCTGTATATTTAGGGCAGCTATTTAGGAAACACTTCGGCCTTTACTTTAAGGACTATTTACATAGGCTGCGCATGGAAGAAGCTAAAAAACTTTTAAAGGGCACCGAACTTAAAGTATATGAAATAGCTGCTGCAGTAGGATACAGCGATCCAAATTATTTTGTGAGCAAATTTAAAAAGATTACGCAATACACACCATTGGAATATAGGGAGCATGTACTATAAAGATCTTTAATTTTCAAAGGACTTTATAAACTTTTTCTAGTTTATAAAGTCCTTTATTATTCTATAATATTACTAGATTTATTAATCAAATTGGCCAAAAACTTAAAGTTGCGTAGGGGGCGAGAATGATGAGCTTGGGAAGAGCAACGAAAATAGCTGTTATTTTGATTCTGTTGGCTTTTTCATTAACGATATCTAACTTCATAGTTCCGCAAGCCAATGTTTCAAAGGCGCAGGATGAGGATGGACAAGGATTCACAGTAGGAAATATAAGAGATGATTATGAAGTATATCTGTCCGAATATAAAAATGCACCGCGTCCGCAAGAGAGCATAAACATAAGCGCAACCGATTTTATCGATGCCAATCCAACTGTCGAAGTAGTGACGGGTCTGGGTAATACCCCGGCTAAAGCGGTTAAAACGGGAGAAGAGGGTTACATCGAGTGGGACGTAAATATTGAAACCGCCGGGTTGTATAACATCAAAATCGAGTATTATCCTATCCAAGGAAGAGGCTCATCTATTGAAAGAGAATTGTGGATAAACGGCCGATTGCCGTTTTTTGGGGCCAGTCATCTTACGTTTTCGCGTATATGGGCTGATGAAGGGGATGTAAAGCAGGATAACCGAGGTAACGATATACGTCCAAGTCAGATAGAGGCTCCTAGATGGCAATGGAGCTATCTCTGGGATTACATGGGATATTATAATGAGCCTTATTATTTTTATTTCAAAGCTGGGAAAAACACTGTGAGGCTGGTATCTGTAAAAGAGCCTATGGCTATAAAATCAATTACTATAGAGCAGGCCCCTAAAAG encodes:
- a CDS encoding sensor histidine kinase: MIKKAIKFFGLDNIKVKNKLLLIYVLCVLLPIVATDYVFFNYTKAQVEQQQLQQYKASLQRLSLAINKQFEDAVYLAYNIMTDRRLNDCLERQYRSLDEFYDIYDDYMRDMLQTNTYMLNQIDSITIYTSNTTIPESTGYKHLPINVQDEEWYSYAVEDPYSFSIVSYYQDGHWYVSLIKDLNYYKRSNIQKILKINFKHSEFIDMLKSEKQEGIVCVIDGFNKIIYSNDDKYNNGFYTLNDIHTGSDDSVLEQDLDKSIGMGLWKMIKIVNDEDIAAAMVQPTRFIFMLALLNLIIASAAIYALSYSLEYRIDIVHSHIKRVRHQRFDIIECDEGKDEIGDLIREFNRMASTIESLIRDVYEADLQKKNIEVEKKQAMINALQSQIDPHFLFNTLESIRMRSVVKGEAETAQMIKYLSKIFRRILSWGNDNVTIKEELDYIKYFLEIQKYRFGNKLNYKMHVDEDVLNYIIPKMVIQPFVENACIHGIEGSSDNGLVIVEIKKSNSFVVFTIKDNGIGMSEHTLNSIYTSLGEIENISGSVGIKNAYRRLKLLYGDDFRFRMDSQCNVGTVVTLMIGTDKLAGFQNGEVEQNV
- a CDS encoding response regulator transcription factor, with the protein product MYKVMIVDDEPYVREGLKAIIEWERYGFQICYESENGIDAINKVKQERPDLVIADIKMPRMNGLDMIKYCREMLDVHAQYILLTGYGEFEYARQAIRLGVARYLLKPVDEDELIEALADIAREIKRQRKANVINFNKTVYTGSREAICSDDIMDRVEEYIRNHFNEDLNLKNIADRFYVNSVYLGQLFRKHFGLYFKDYLHRLRMEEAKKLLKGTELKVYEIAAAVGYSDPNYFVSKFKKITQYTPLEYREHVL